The following coding sequences are from one Candidatus Cetobacterium colombiensis window:
- a CDS encoding carbohydrate porin, with protein MKINKVLTLLSCIILAGTVGEKTFAKEVVQAPEVIETSHDVTTLEDRIAKLEYNQEHPSFEFHGYGRSGLLLNANNDLKKGKVFNKNGVGRLGNESDTYIEAELVKNFYLDNGSWAKWHIMFAKGTDDYNDWNDGVALRQAYAEMGNLPIFSGAFKESVIWAGKRFYNRRDIHITDYYFTDYSGTGAGIDNIKVGEGMLDLGVIARDYNSYDTAGLIDNSSTEDGLNVVNLLARYDIGSWEIDLGAAFSSDNKNRTVDNEHGEYTKYDAADYGVQLGVFYNTPGYYWSGKGFSKIFGQVGYGLNAGDGLGTAGRGAENNLDDALSARLGTFGVYPINEKWDLFTTVVAQHNKNSKFNYNPTLLDPELDTYSVEVNGLKSTWVSAVARPVYKINENFELQFEAGYYYVTEEKDNGHKANGNLYKLTFAPTFKLNSNDFWARPEIRTFVTWAGWDNDYKKSFQPELNSYSSKNGVNVGVQAEVWF; from the coding sequence ATGAAAATTAACAAAGTTCTTACACTTTTATCTTGTATCATCCTTGCAGGAACAGTTGGGGAAAAAACTTTCGCCAAAGAGGTAGTTCAAGCTCCTGAAGTTATCGAAACTTCTCACGACGTTACAACTCTAGAAGATAGAATCGCTAAGTTAGAGTATAATCAAGAGCACCCTAGCTTTGAATTCCACGGTTATGGAAGATCAGGTTTACTTTTAAATGCTAATAACGATTTAAAAAAAGGAAAAGTTTTCAATAAGAATGGTGTAGGAAGACTTGGTAACGAAAGTGATACTTATATAGAAGCTGAATTAGTTAAAAACTTCTATCTTGATAATGGTTCTTGGGCTAAGTGGCATATTATGTTTGCTAAAGGAACTGATGATTACAATGATTGGAATGACGGTGTTGCTTTAAGACAAGCTTATGCTGAAATGGGAAATCTTCCAATTTTTTCTGGAGCTTTCAAAGAATCTGTAATTTGGGCTGGTAAAAGATTCTATAATAGAAGAGATATTCATATCACAGACTATTACTTCACAGATTATTCAGGAACTGGAGCTGGAATAGATAATATTAAAGTTGGAGAAGGAATGTTAGATTTAGGAGTTATAGCTAGAGATTACAATAGTTATGATACTGCTGGTTTAATTGATAATTCTTCTACTGAAGACGGTTTAAATGTTGTAAACTTACTTGCTAGATATGACATTGGATCTTGGGAGATTGATTTAGGTGCTGCTTTCTCTAGCGATAATAAAAATAGAACAGTTGATAACGAACACGGAGAATACACTAAATACGACGCTGCAGACTATGGAGTTCAATTGGGAGTATTCTATAATACACCTGGATACTACTGGAGCGGAAAAGGATTCTCGAAAATTTTTGGACAAGTTGGATATGGACTTAATGCAGGAGATGGTTTAGGTACTGCTGGTAGAGGAGCTGAAAACAATTTAGATGATGCTTTATCTGCTAGATTAGGAACTTTTGGAGTTTATCCTATCAATGAAAAGTGGGATTTATTCACAACAGTTGTTGCTCAACATAATAAAAATAGTAAATTTAATTACAACCCTACATTATTAGATCCTGAATTAGATACTTACTCTGTAGAAGTAAATGGATTAAAATCAACTTGGGTTAGTGCTGTTGCAAGACCAGTTTATAAAATTAACGAAAACTTTGAGCTTCAATTTGAAGCTGGTTACTATTATGTAACTGAAGAAAAAGATAATGGACATAAAGCTAATGGAAACCTTTACAAACTTACATTTGCACCAACATTTAAGTTAAACTCAAATGATTTCTGGGCTAGACCTGAAATAAGAACATTTGTTACTTGGGCAGGATGGGATAACGATTATAAAAAATCTTTCCAACCTGAGTTAAATTCTTACAGCAGTAAAAATGGTGTAAACGTTGGAGTTCAAGCTGAAGTTTGGTTCTAA
- the malQ gene encoding 4-alpha-glucanotransferase, whose product MKDRSSGILLHITSLPGKYGIGDFGKCAYEFVDFLKESHQKYWQILPMGVTGYGDSPYQSFSAFAGNPYFIDLDSLVKMNLLTEADLKPLIDLNLISNIQYDKLYIERYKVLKKAFTNFKENSSLNILTNFKNKNIWWLDNYALYMAIKNKFNGKSWLEWPKNYKFRDKETLRKARIELQEEIEYHIFLQYLFDKQWKDLKQYANENNIKIIGDIPIFIATDSADTWENPKMFYFDKKLQPKKVAGCPPDAFSADGQLWGNVLYNWKNIENDNFKWWIKRVKSCFKLYDTVRIDHFRGFESFWAIPAKAKTARFGKWEKGPGMKLFYAIKKSLGDLDIIAEDLGFLTSKVHKLLKDSGYPGMKILEFAFDSREESDYLPHKYPKKSVAYTGTHDNQTVVGWYKTVNDKDKKFCDEYLDDFLKNINSKTETINWKFIEALWSSNSNLVIAPMQDFLGLDDSSRMNTPSTLGGNWIWRFDSNLLNKELSKKISSITTQYKR is encoded by the coding sequence ATGAAAGATAGATCAAGCGGTATTCTTTTACACATAACATCACTACCTGGAAAATATGGAATTGGTGACTTTGGAAAATGTGCCTATGAGTTTGTTGATTTTTTAAAAGAAAGTCATCAAAAATATTGGCAAATTCTTCCAATGGGAGTAACTGGTTACGGTGATTCTCCTTATCAATCCTTTTCAGCTTTTGCAGGAAATCCATATTTTATAGATTTAGATTCTTTAGTTAAAATGAATCTTTTAACTGAAGCTGACCTTAAACCTTTAATAGATTTAAATCTTATATCTAATATTCAATATGATAAATTATATATTGAAAGATATAAAGTTTTAAAAAAAGCTTTCACAAACTTTAAAGAAAATTCTTCATTAAATATCTTAACAAATTTTAAAAATAAAAATATTTGGTGGCTAGATAATTATGCCCTTTATATGGCTATAAAAAATAAATTTAATGGAAAATCTTGGCTCGAATGGCCTAAAAATTATAAATTTAGAGATAAAGAAACTTTGAGAAAAGCTAGAATTGAACTTCAAGAAGAGATTGAATATCATATTTTTTTACAATATCTTTTTGATAAACAATGGAAAGATTTAAAACAATATGCAAATGAGAATAATATAAAAATTATTGGAGATATTCCTATTTTTATAGCTACAGATAGTGCTGATACTTGGGAAAATCCTAAAATGTTTTATTTTGATAAAAAACTTCAACCGAAAAAAGTTGCTGGTTGTCCTCCAGATGCTTTTAGTGCCGATGGTCAACTTTGGGGAAATGTTCTTTACAATTGGAAAAATATTGAAAATGATAACTTTAAATGGTGGATTAAAAGAGTTAAAAGTTGTTTTAAGCTTTATGATACAGTTAGAATTGATCATTTTAGAGGATTTGAATCTTTTTGGGCTATTCCCGCTAAAGCTAAAACTGCACGATTTGGTAAATGGGAAAAAGGTCCTGGTATGAAACTTTTTTATGCTATTAAAAAATCTCTAGGTGATTTAGATATTATTGCTGAAGATTTAGGTTTTTTAACTTCTAAAGTTCACAAACTTTTAAAAGATTCAGGTTATCCTGGAATGAAAATTCTTGAGTTTGCATTTGATTCTAGAGAAGAAAGTGACTACCTACCTCATAAATATCCTAAAAAAAGTGTAGCCTACACTGGAACTCATGACAATCAAACTGTTGTTGGTTGGTATAAAACTGTAAATGACAAAGATAAAAAATTTTGTGATGAGTATTTAGACGACTTTTTAAAAAATATCAATTCTAAAACAGAAACTATTAACTGGAAATTTATTGAAGCTCTTTGGAGCTCAAATTCTAATTTAGTTATCGCTCCTATGCAAGATTTTTTAGGTTTAGATGATTCTAGTAGAATGAACACCCCTTCAACTTTAGGTGGAAACTGGATTTGGAGATTCGATTCTAACCTATTAAATAAAGAACTTTCTAAAAAAATATCCTCAATTACAACTCAATATAAACGTTAA
- a CDS encoding ABC transporter ATP-binding protein: MIIFKNIDLKFNDKTVLKNFNLTIEEGEKVLIAGVSGKGKTTLLKILLGFTLPSSGSVFVDDLEINEKNIDKIRSKIGYMPQSTPFFNMNVEKLIHTILNYKQNSNITLDTNKLINTLKEFNLDVGILSKDISQLSGGEKQRLAFVITILLDRKIWVLDEITSSLDQDMKEKVTEYILNSNKTIILVSHDNTDALNKFRRVIL; this comes from the coding sequence ATGATTATATTTAAAAATATTGATTTAAAATTTAATGATAAAACTGTTTTAAAAAATTTTAATTTAACTATTGAAGAGGGTGAAAAAGTTTTAATAGCTGGTGTTTCAGGAAAAGGAAAAACAACACTTTTAAAAATACTTCTTGGATTTACACTTCCTAGTTCTGGAAGCGTTTTTGTTGATGATTTAGAAATAAATGAAAAAAATATAGATAAAATAAGAAGTAAAATTGGTTACATGCCACAATCAACTCCTTTTTTTAATATGAACGTGGAGAAACTAATCCACACAATTTTAAACTACAAGCAAAATTCAAATATTACTTTAGATACCAATAAACTTATAAACACCTTAAAGGAATTTAATCTAGATGTCGGTATTTTATCTAAAGATATAAGTCAATTATCTGGAGGAGAAAAGCAACGTTTAGCTTTCGTCATTACTATTTTATTAGATAGAAAAATATGGGTTTTAGATGAAATAACTTCATCTTTAGATCAAGATATGAAAGAAAAAGTAACTGAATATATTTTAAATAGCAATAAAACTATAATTTTAGTATCTCACGATAATACTGATGCACTTAATAAATTCAGGAGAGTGATTTTATAA
- a CDS encoding ABC transporter permease, giving the protein MAQDIFLPNLLYFGIFLIPIFYIMNYLEIRMISNVIKSIFRMFIQLMLVGVYLHYILSINNTWINLAYLCLMTFACTFTVVRDVKINHFKFYIIVTFATAIPLVLNMLIFSELLLNLKDPFDAIYLIPISGMILGNTLNGMIVTINDFLNNLNLHEDSYLLSLSFGATKLEALKPFIASAITLAFKPSVATMANVGLVSLPGMMTGQILGGSLPTVAIKYQIAIMIALFICRFLSSFILLYFCTINFFDKYSIFTLRNRN; this is encoded by the coding sequence ATGGCCCAAGACATTTTTTTACCTAATTTACTTTATTTTGGTATTTTTTTAATTCCAATTTTTTATATTATGAACTATTTAGAAATTAGAATGATTTCAAATGTAATTAAATCTATTTTTAGAATGTTTATTCAACTTATGCTAGTAGGAGTTTATCTACACTATATTCTTTCTATAAATAACACATGGATAAATTTAGCCTACTTATGTCTTATGACGTTTGCCTGTACTTTTACAGTTGTTAGAGATGTTAAAATTAATCATTTTAAATTTTATATCATCGTTACTTTTGCTACAGCAATTCCCCTTGTTCTTAATATGTTAATTTTTTCAGAACTTCTTTTAAATTTAAAAGATCCTTTTGATGCAATATATTTAATTCCAATCTCTGGAATGATTTTAGGAAATACTTTAAATGGAATGATTGTTACTATAAATGATTTTTTAAATAACTTAAACTTACATGAAGATAGTTATCTTTTATCTTTATCTTTTGGAGCAACTAAACTAGAAGCTTTAAAACCATTTATTGCCAGTGCAATAACACTTGCATTTAAACCTTCTGTTGCCACTATGGCAAATGTTGGATTAGTTTCTCTTCCAGGGATGATGACAGGACAAATTTTAGGTGGTTCCCTTCCCACTGTTGCAATTAAGTATCAAATTGCTATAATGATTGCCCTTTTCATCTGTAGATTTTTATCTTCATTTATTCTTCTTTATTTTTGCACTATAAACTTTTTTGATAAATATTCTATTTTTACTCTCAGAAATAGAAATTAG
- a CDS encoding amino acid permease → MLEKKEFGLLGLVGVVIGSVIGGGIFNVSKEIAKTSSIGAALIGWLISATGVFFIIKVYQRLLLKRSDLNNGIYEYARVGFGPLAGFFSAWGYWLACVVSNASYPVLIVQTLSYFFPSIVGVKTPQGFILGTILLWLISYIIMKGIKTYNFFNFLATLGKISAIIMSICFMIFFFKYNIFKMDFWGSLTYKGDVFTQIKGCMLQTLWALIGVEGAVVISGRAKNKKDVSLATFIGYFIALFLYILIVILSYGILPAETLSTLNDPALAYILESVIGKWGAIFINISVLISIFGAWITWTIIAAEIPYNISNDNLFPSFLKNLNSSGAAGNALIFNAVIKQIAFILSLFSSNVYLIITNSAAALMLLPYIFSTFFLLKISTLKNELKYIIYGSLALLYCFWMVYAAGKEYMIQTFLIYLAGLPFYFYKKKSPTK, encoded by the coding sequence ATGCTTGAAAAAAAAGAGTTTGGACTACTTGGACTTGTTGGAGTCGTTATAGGATCTGTTATTGGAGGAGGTATTTTCAATGTTTCTAAAGAAATCGCTAAAACCTCCTCTATTGGTGCTGCTCTTATTGGTTGGCTTATTTCTGCAACTGGAGTTTTTTTTATAATTAAAGTTTATCAAAGACTTCTGTTAAAAAGAAGCGATTTAAACAATGGTATTTATGAATATGCTCGTGTTGGTTTTGGACCTCTTGCTGGTTTTTTTTCAGCTTGGGGATATTGGTTAGCCTGTGTCGTTAGTAATGCTAGTTATCCTGTTCTAATAGTACAAACTCTTAGTTATTTTTTTCCATCTATAGTGGGTGTTAAAACTCCTCAAGGTTTTATTTTAGGAACTATTCTTCTTTGGTTAATCTCTTATATTATAATGAAAGGGATTAAAACATATAACTTTTTCAATTTTTTAGCAACTTTAGGAAAAATTTCCGCCATTATAATGTCCATATGTTTTATGATTTTTTTCTTTAAGTATAATATTTTTAAAATGGATTTTTGGGGAAGTTTAACTTATAAGGGAGATGTTTTCACACAAATTAAAGGATGTATGCTTCAAACTCTTTGGGCTTTAATAGGAGTTGAAGGAGCTGTTGTAATTTCTGGAAGAGCAAAAAATAAAAAAGATGTTAGTTTAGCTACATTTATTGGTTATTTTATAGCTTTATTTCTGTATATTTTAATAGTCATTCTTAGCTATGGAATTTTACCAGCTGAAACTTTATCAACTTTAAATGATCCTGCTTTAGCTTATATTCTTGAAAGCGTCATTGGAAAATGGGGAGCTATTTTTATAAATATTTCTGTTTTAATATCAATTTTTGGAGCTTGGATTACTTGGACTATAATTGCCGCAGAAATACCATATAATATATCTAACGATAATCTATTTCCTAGTTTTTTAAAAAACTTAAACTCTTCAGGAGCTGCAGGGAATGCTTTAATATTTAATGCTGTTATTAAACAAATAGCATTTATTCTTTCTCTTTTTTCATCAAATGTTTATCTTATAATAACAAACTCTGCTGCTGCATTGATGTTATTGCCTTATATTTTTTCTACGTTTTTTTTACTTAAAATTTCAACGCTAAAAAATGAATTAAAGTATATTATTTATGGTTCTCTCGCACTTTTATATTGTTTTTGGATGGTTTATGCCGCTGGAAAAGAGTATATGATTCAAACTTTTTTAATCTATTTAGCTGGACTTCCATTCTATTTTTATAAAAAAAAATCCCCTACTAAATAG
- the thiM gene encoding hydroxyethylthiazole kinase: MNRELLKKELLNDIEIALEKVKEITPLVYHLTNTVTINDCANITLAIGASPLMSFCIEELEEIIGFSSSVVLNIGTMDKSMRDMIVEVGKIANRLKKPIVLDPVGVGATKARKELIERILKEVKVSVIKGNMAEIKSILNIESQSRGVDSLDNESSGIEIVKLAAKKLKTTIAITGKIDYVGNEEMVVEIRNGHKKMGLVTGTGCMISSLIGSFLGGDNSSLISSVAGVLAMGIAGELSEKDFIGTGSLKVNIIDNISKLNNDIIRLNEKITPTI, translated from the coding sequence TTGAATAGAGAACTTTTAAAAAAAGAACTTTTAAATGATATAGAGATAGCTTTAGAAAAAGTAAAAGAGATAACTCCATTAGTTTATCATTTAACAAATACAGTAACTATAAATGATTGTGCCAATATAACCTTAGCAATTGGTGCTTCTCCATTAATGTCGTTTTGTATTGAAGAGTTAGAAGAGATAATAGGATTTTCTTCAAGTGTAGTTTTAAATATAGGAACTATGGACAAAAGTATGAGAGATATGATTGTAGAAGTTGGAAAAATAGCTAATAGATTAAAAAAGCCAATTGTTTTAGATCCAGTGGGAGTAGGAGCTACAAAAGCAAGAAAAGAATTGATTGAAAGAATTTTAAAAGAAGTTAAAGTTTCTGTAATAAAAGGAAATATGGCTGAAATAAAATCTATTTTAAATATAGAATCTCAAAGTAGAGGAGTAGATTCTTTAGACAATGAATCAAGTGGAATAGAAATAGTGAAGTTAGCAGCAAAGAAATTAAAGACTACTATTGCAATTACAGGAAAAATTGATTATGTTGGAAATGAAGAGATGGTAGTAGAGATAAGAAATGGTCATAAGAAAATGGGTCTTGTTACAGGAACAGGATGTATGATAAGTTCTTTAATTGGATCATTTTTAGGTGGAGATAATAGTTCTCTTATAAGTTCAGTGGCTGGAGTTTTAGCTATGGGAATAGCGGGGGAATTATCAGAAAAAGATTTTATAGGAACAGGTAGTTTAAAGGTTAATATTATAGATAACATATCCAAATTAAATAATGATATAATTAGGTTAAATGAAAAAATAACCCCTACTATTTAG
- the thiD gene encoding bifunctional hydroxymethylpyrimidine kinase/phosphomethylpyrimidine kinase produces MKNVLTIAGSDSCGGAGIQADLKAMSAQGVYGMSVITAITAQNTQGVFAVQEIDLEIIQKQIDVLYEDIDISSVKIGMLSSCDIINTVHKTLKKINAKNIVIDPVMISKSGYFLLKEDAVDALKEFLEIGTLITPNIPEAEVLANMEIKNEKDMILAAEKIQRLGAKNILIKGGHREDNCTDILLTSEGIVKKFLGERFETKNTHGTGCTLSSTIASYLGKGYSVEESVKLGKEYITEAIKNSFSIGSGVGPVGHFINLYKKAGVDFE; encoded by the coding sequence ATGAAGAATGTATTGACAATAGCGGGGTCTGATTCGTGTGGTGGAGCTGGAATTCAGGCAGATTTAAAAGCAATGAGTGCACAAGGTGTCTATGGTATGAGTGTTATTACAGCTATTACTGCACAGAATACTCAAGGGGTTTTTGCTGTTCAAGAAATAGATTTAGAAATTATCCAAAAACAAATAGATGTTTTATATGAAGATATAGATATAAGTTCAGTAAAAATTGGAATGTTGTCAAGTTGTGATATTATAAATACAGTTCATAAAACTTTAAAAAAGATTAATGCAAAAAATATTGTAATCGATCCTGTAATGATTTCTAAAAGTGGATATTTTCTTTTAAAAGAGGATGCGGTGGATGCTTTAAAAGAATTTTTAGAGATTGGAACATTGATTACTCCTAATATTCCAGAAGCAGAAGTTTTAGCTAATATGGAAATTAAAAATGAAAAAGATATGATTTTAGCAGCTGAAAAGATACAGCGTTTAGGAGCTAAAAATATTTTAATAAAGGGTGGACATAGAGAAGATAATTGTACAGATATTCTTTTAACATCTGAAGGTATAGTAAAGAAATTTTTAGGAGAAAGATTTGAAACGAAAAATACTCATGGAACGGGGTGTACTTTATCTTCTACAATTGCTTCTTATTTAGGAAAAGGTTATTCAGTAGAGGAATCTGTAAAACTAGGAAAAGAGTACATAACAGAAGCCATAAAAAACTCTTTCTCTATTGGAAGCGGTGTGGGACCAGTGGGGCATTTTATAAATCTTTATAAGAAGGCAGGTGTTGATTTTGAATAG
- a CDS encoding lysozyme family protein — MLEKFVIIITLLYSTAIFGVEESKVREIIISEVLSHEGDKLVKTQKEFSKYGIRNFILLEYNKKFNKNYEIKSLTETQAREIAEHLLVKYRLNEIKHSYSQMMIFDIFFNGGYNAGAVVTQRALKRYKPSENIEVDGVLGSKTIAVINSVQDHEKFIDLMTEERINYYKSLNSWSLYGKGWKKRILTYRTKLKEMAIVDNGNRI; from the coding sequence ATGCTAGAAAAATTTGTAATTATAATCACTTTATTATACTCAACAGCTATTTTCGGAGTTGAAGAATCAAAGGTTAGAGAGATAATAATAAGTGAAGTGTTATCACATGAAGGGGACAAACTTGTGAAAACACAAAAAGAATTTTCAAAATATGGAATAAGAAATTTTATTTTACTTGAGTATAACAAAAAATTTAATAAAAATTATGAGATAAAGTCTCTTACAGAAACTCAGGCTAGAGAGATAGCTGAACATCTACTTGTAAAATATAGACTAAATGAAATAAAACATTCATATTCTCAAATGATGATATTTGATATATTTTTTAACGGAGGCTATAATGCAGGAGCTGTTGTAACTCAAAGAGCCTTAAAACGTTATAAACCTTCAGAAAATATTGAAGTAGATGGAGTATTGGGTAGCAAGACAATTGCAGTTATAAACTCAGTGCAAGATCATGAAAAGTTTATTGATTTAATGACAGAAGAAAGAATTAATTACTATAAAAGTTTAAATAGTTGGAGTTTATATGGTAAAGGTTGGAAAAAAAGAATCTTAACTTATAGAACTAAATTAAAAGAAATGGCTATAGTTGACAACGGTAATAGAATATAG
- a CDS encoding amidohydrolase — protein sequence MKNYLKGALLLGSLFIVGCSSLVEKKEQANIIIKNGTLLTMNDKREIIENGVIVIKNNKIISIGNEDLLNKYTANKVIDAEDGIIMPGMINTHTHASMSVFRSLADDVPDRLNRYIFPLENQMVSPEMSYLGAKHGAMEMALGGVTTMVDMYLFEENSAEAVKEVGLRGVMTQNIIKYPTADGKEKGETLNRAVAFVEKYKNDELITPGFGPHGPHTVTKEELLKIKELSKKYNVPVSMHVAETDVEFNKIKKDYKMTPVEYLDSLGLLNERFIAAHNIFVTDSDIELMKKRDIGIAHNMVANIKSAKGISPALKMHDMGMRVGLGTDGPMSGNTLDIIGQMGYVAKLHKLDSKDRSALPPKKAVEMATIGGAKAIHREKELGSLEVGKLADVVIVETKSVNMNPIYDPYSALVYSANASNVDTVIVNGKLIVEDKKIKTVDSKKVIKDITEFKEKVQKVAETL from the coding sequence ATGAAAAACTATTTAAAAGGTGCATTGCTGTTGGGAAGTTTGTTTATTGTGGGGTGCAGTTCTTTAGTGGAGAAAAAAGAGCAAGCTAATATAATAATAAAAAATGGAACTCTTTTAACAATGAACGACAAAAGAGAGATAATAGAAAATGGAGTTATTGTTATAAAAAATAATAAAATAATTTCAATAGGAAATGAAGATTTATTAAACAAATATACTGCAAATAAAGTTATAGATGCTGAGGATGGTATAATTATGCCTGGAATGATAAACACTCATACTCATGCTTCAATGTCAGTATTTAGATCTTTAGCAGATGATGTACCTGATAGATTAAATAGATATATATTTCCTTTAGAAAATCAAATGGTAAGTCCTGAAATGTCTTATCTTGGTGCAAAACATGGAGCTATGGAAATGGCATTAGGTGGAGTAACAACTATGGTAGATATGTACTTATTTGAAGAGAATTCAGCAGAAGCAGTTAAAGAGGTTGGACTAAGAGGAGTTATGACTCAAAATATAATAAAATATCCAACTGCAGATGGAAAAGAAAAGGGAGAAACTTTAAATAGAGCAGTAGCTTTTGTTGAAAAATATAAAAATGATGAATTAATAACTCCTGGATTTGGTCCTCATGGCCCTCATACAGTAACGAAAGAGGAGCTTTTAAAAATAAAAGAACTTTCAAAAAAATATAATGTGCCTGTTTCAATGCACGTAGCAGAAACAGATGTAGAGTTTAATAAGATAAAAAAAGATTATAAAATGACTCCTGTAGAATATTTAGATTCTTTGGGACTTTTAAATGAAAGATTTATAGCTGCACATAATATCTTTGTAACTGATAGTGATATAGAGTTAATGAAAAAAAGAGATATAGGTATAGCACATAATATGGTAGCAAATATAAAGTCTGCAAAGGGAATTTCTCCTGCTTTAAAAATGCATGATATGGGAATGAGAGTAGGTCTTGGAACAGATGGTCCAATGAGTGGAAATACTTTAGATATAATTGGTCAAATGGGATACGTTGCAAAGTTACATAAATTAGATTCAAAAGATAGATCTGCATTACCTCCGAAAAAAGCTGTAGAGATGGCAACTATCGGTGGAGCTAAAGCTATACATAGAGAAAAAGAATTGGGAAGTTTAGAGGTTGGAAAATTGGCTGACGTTGTAATTGTTGAAACAAAGTCAGTTAACATGAATCCGATTTATGATCCATACTCAGCTTTAGTATATTCAGCTAATGCAAGTAATGTTGATACAGTTATTGTAAATGGAAAACTTATAGTAGAAGATAAAAAAATAAAAACTGTAGATTCTAAAAAAGTTATAAAAGATATAACTGAATTTAAGGAAAAAGTTCAAAAAGTTGCAGAAACTCTATAA
- the glyA gene encoding serine hydroxymethyltransferase, whose protein sequence is MLQFLKDTDIDVYNAIENELDRQENGLELIASENFVSKSVMEAAGSIMTNKYAEGYPGKRYYGGCEFVDVVENLAIERAKELFGANFANVQPHSGSQANMAAYRSLIDLGDCILGMRLDHGGHLTHGKNVNFSGNDYKVISYSVKKDDEFIDYDEVRKLALENKPKLIIAGASAYPRTIDFKKFREIADEVNAYLVVDMAHIAGLVATGLHPSPIPYAHVTTSTTHKTLRGPRGGLILTNDEEIAKKIDKTIFPGIQGGPLMHVIAGKAVAFKEALSPEFKNYQTQVVKNAKVLAETLMKNNVRVVSGGTDNHLILLDLTNLNINGKDAEKILEKVNITVNKNGIPYDTQSPFITSGIRIGTPALTTRGMKDVEMEIIGNLIVKALKNKDNDEVLNDIKKEVKTLCKSFPLYKN, encoded by the coding sequence ATGTTACAATTTTTAAAAGATACAGACATTGATGTTTACAATGCTATTGAAAATGAATTAGATAGACAAGAAAATGGTTTAGAACTTATCGCCTCAGAAAATTTTGTTTCAAAAAGTGTTATGGAAGCCGCTGGTTCAATTATGACAAATAAATATGCCGAGGGATATCCTGGTAAACGTTATTACGGAGGGTGTGAATTTGTTGATGTTGTTGAAAATTTAGCAATTGAAAGAGCAAAAGAATTATTTGGTGCTAACTTTGCTAATGTACAACCTCATTCTGGTTCACAAGCTAATATGGCTGCTTATAGAAGTTTAATAGACTTAGGAGATTGTATCTTAGGTATGAGACTTGATCATGGGGGACATTTAACTCATGGAAAAAATGTTAATTTTTCTGGAAACGATTATAAAGTAATATCATATAGTGTTAAAAAAGATGATGAATTTATCGATTATGATGAAGTTAGAAAATTAGCTTTGGAAAATAAACCGAAACTAATTATTGCTGGTGCAAGCGCTTATCCGAGAACTATTGATTTTAAAAAGTTTAGAGAGATTGCAGATGAAGTAAATGCCTATTTAGTTGTAGATATGGCTCATATTGCTGGTCTTGTGGCAACTGGTTTACATCCATCACCAATACCATATGCTCACGTAACTACAAGTACTACACACAAAACTCTTCGTGGACCAAGAGGTGGTTTAATTTTAACAAATGATGAAGAGATTGCTAAAAAAATAGATAAAACAATATTCCCTGGAATTCAAGGTGGACCTTTAATGCATGTGATTGCTGGAAAAGCTGTTGCTTTTAAAGAAGCTTTATCTCCAGAGTTTAAAAATTATCAAACACAAGTAGTAAAAAATGCTAAAGTTTTAGCTGAAACTCTTATGAAAAATAATGTTAGAGTTGTTAGTGGTGGAACTGACAATCATCTTATTCTCTTAGATTTAACTAATTTAAATATAAATGGAAAAGATGCTGAGAAAATTTTAGAAAAAGTTAATATAACTGTTAATAAAAACGGTATTCCGTACGATACTCAAAGTCCATTTATAACTAGCGGAATCAGAATTGGAACTCCTGCGTTAACAACAAGAGGAATGAAAGATGTAGAGATGGAAATCATTGGAAATTTAATTGTTAAGGCCCTTAAAAATAAAGATAATGACGAAGTTCTAAACGATATCAAAAAAGAAGTAAAAACTCTTTGTAAAAGTTTTCCTTTATACAAAAACTAG